Below is a genomic region from Pleuronectes platessa chromosome 18, fPlePla1.1, whole genome shotgun sequence.
AAGGACTTAACGTTTGACTCAGAAGTTGCTAATGAACATGTGACTTTATCTGGACAGACTCAAAACTTAAGTTGCACTTCAACACAAGTTGAGTTGAGCCTTTACATGCTTTTGACCGACTTGAGACTGTTCCAAACATCATAAAAACAGTTATGGAACTTGTAATGGAGGATGCTCATCAATATTTTACAACAAGTGTCAAAGCCAAGATTACAATTGTTTTCAAAGATGATTTTGCTTTCACCTAATAACGTGTCTGTCTTGCCGACAGGTCCATTACGACTTCATATTACCGCAACTCTGTGGGCGGGCTGCTGGTTTTCGATCTCACCAATCGCAAAACCTTTGAGCATGTGAGGGAGTGGCACAAGGAGGTGAGTGAGCACATCCTACCTCACCACATGGTCTACATCCTCATCGGCCACAAGAGTGACCTCAACAAGGACCGCAAGGTGACCCGGGACGAGGCGGAGCAGCTGGCGGGCGCCCTGGGCATCCGCTACGTGGAGACCTCGGCCAAGTGCAACAGCAACGTGGACCGGGCCTTTGAGCTGCTGACCAGAGACATCTACGAGCTGATGAAGATGGGTGAGATCGTCACCCGCGATGGATGGGATGGTGTGAAGAGCGGCCTCACCGCTAAGGTCCTCTACCCGGccgatgaagaagaggaactgG
It encodes:
- the rab42a gene encoding ras-related protein Rab-42a — its product is MDILWQYQFRIILLGDSTVGKSSLLKRFSDGIYSDVADPTVGVDFYARSMDIEPGVKIKLQLWDTAGQERFRSITTSYYRNSVGGLLVFDLTNRKTFEHVREWHKEVSEHILPHHMVYILIGHKSDLNKDRKVTRDEAEQLAGALGIRYVETSAKCNSNVDRAFELLTRDIYELMKMGEIVTRDGWDGVKSGLTAKVLYPADEEEELARASAEKGCHC